The Nitrospiraceae bacterium region AATGAACCAGGTAGAGGAGGCAGGCTGTTCAAAAAGGCCGTCCAGCAAGGCCGCAGCGAGCGAAGGGCCGAGGCGTACCCTCTGGGGTACGTTAAGGGTCTGAGCGATGCGAGAACAACGCTGGAGGACTTTTTCAACAGCCTGCTAGACCGCAATCATGTGGTACTTCCTCTATAACCTTCTGTTGCTGGTCGGATCACCAATCATCCTTGGGATCCTGTTGGCGAAAAAACGCTGCCGTCGCGGCCTGCTGCAACGGCTGGGGTATGAAAACGGTTTGTTTGGTTTGTCTGGTTTATTTCATTGGCTGAAACTCCGAGAACCTAACAAACCAAATCAACCAAACAAACCAGATCAATCCGATCAACCGCTTATTTGGGTTCATGCTGTGTCTCTCGGCGAAGTAGTGGCCGTAGTGCCGCTGGTGAAGGAATTGCGCCGGCGCCATCCGACCTATCGATTGATCGTGTCGACATTCACGGAAACGGGGCGAGAAGCCGTCGAGCAGCGATTGGCGGCCGTCGCAGAACATCGGTACGCGCCGTTGGATTTTCCCTGGATCGTGGAGCGAGTCATTCATCGCTGGCAACCGAGCCTCTATGTTTTCGTGGAGACGGAATTCTGGCCCAATCTACTCCGGGCGTTGCGGCGCCGAGGCGTGCCGACGGTTCTGGTCAACGGGCGCCTCTCCACACGATCCTATGCGCGTCAACAATGGGGACCGGTACGATCGTTCTACCGGGCGATGCTCCGGATGGTCAGCCTTTTTCTCATGCAATCGGACCGTGATGTCGAGCGGGTGATTTCGCTAGGAGCCGATTCCCGGTTCGTTCGACGGACGGGGAATATCAAGTTCGATCAGCCGGCGACAGAGCCATCGGGGTCTGCAATCACGCGGTCCGATATTGGAGTAGGGGAGCATGAGCAGCTCCTGGTCGCCGGCAGCACGCATCCGGGCGAAGAAGAGGCGATTGTCACCGCCTACCATCAGATTGTGAAAGTCTGTCCATCCGCGGTGCTCTTGCTGGCACCGCGCCATATCGAACGTGTAGAACAAGTCGAGGCGATGCTCCGATCGCAGGGGACGACGGTGCAGCGGCGCAGTGCCGTTCTCAAGGGCAGCGCAGTGGCCAGCGGCCCGCGCGCGGTGATTCTCGATACGAGAGGTGAACTCGCGTCGCTGTATCGGGAAGCGGCCGTAGCGTTCGTTGGCGGGACTCTGGTTCCAATCGGTGGGCATAATTTATTGGAACCGGCGGTGTGGGCCAAGCCTGTGCTTTTTGGACCCTACACGGACAACTGCGCTGAGATCGCCGACTTGCTCAGCCGGGGTGGAGGTGGGGTGCGCGTGATTGATGCGGCGACATTGGCTCAGCAGGTCATACGAATTCTCAACCATCCCGATGACGGAACGCAGATGGGGCAATTGGCGCAGCACGTGATTCGACAAAACCAAGGTGCGTTACAGCGTAGCCTCGATGCCATCGAAACTCTGCTCGCGCCGGATCAAGCACACGACGGATCCTCTCTCGAACGCCGGACGGTTCCTCTCATGGTGGGACGTTAGCGAACGGTGTTCACGCCTGGTACAGAAGTCCGATGGTGGCTGCTCTGGGCTGCGATACCATACGGGTTTGTGATGTGGCTACGCGCCCGCTGTTACGAACATGGCTGGTTCGTCCAGCGAAAGCTTCCGATCCCGGTCATCAGCGTCGGCAACCTGACCTTGGGTGGAACGGGAAAAACGCCGGTCGTGATCCTGCTGACCGAATGGCTGCTGGCTCAAGGCCGGCGTGTGGCTATCCTCAGCCGTGGATATCGGCGGGCGAGCCGGCAGCCGTTTCTTTTGGTTTCTGACGGGGCGCGGCTGTTGGCGGGGCCGCTCGAGGCGGGTGACGAACCGTTCCTGATCGCACGACGTTGTCCCAAGGCGATCGTTGCGGTCGGGGCCGATCGCTATGCGTTGGGACGATGGGTATCGGATCGACTTTCTGTCGACTGTTTCCTGCTCGACGACGGGTTTCAGCATCTGAAGCTCGTTCGGGATGAAAACATCTTGTTGATCGATGCGACGGATGCCCAGGGGTTACAAGCGGTCGTACCGGCCGGCCGGTTGCGGGAGCCGTTGGGTGCAGTCGGTCGCGCGATGGCGGTGCTGATAACCAGAGCCGATCACCAGGCCGATGTCGACGGGGTGCTCGCGCACCTGCGCAAGTTAAGACGGCCGTTGCCGGACGTGGCACATATTGTGTTCAAACCTGAGGGGCTCACGTCCGTGACGACGCAGGAATGGCGTGATGGTTATTGGTGTACCGGAAAGACCGCGGTCTTGTGCAGTGGGGTCGGACACGCCCGATCGTTCCGGTCTGTTGCAGAGACGATGGGCTTGCGAGTTCTTGAGGAGGTCCTGTTCCCGGACCATCACGCTTATACGGCGGCTGAGGTGCAAAGGGTTCGCATCACCGCGCAGACTGCGCAAGCTGAACTCATCGTCACGACTGAAAAAGACGCCGGCAAGCTCGCGGCTCTCTTGAAGCCGGGAGATGCTTGGTGGGCGGTGCGGCTCTCCACACAGGTGTCGGTGGGAGAAGAAAAACTTCGTCAGCGAATCTTGAACTGTACCAAACCGAATCGGGTGAATGCCTGTGCGTCATGAGAGGGTTCAACGACTGCTCGTGCGCGGGCCCAATTGGCTCGGCGATGCGGTGATGTGCGAGCCGGCGCTGCGAGGGTTGCGGAGGATGTTCCCCGACGCCGATATCTCGTTGCTCGTCAAGCCGGGCGTTGCGGAACTTCTGATCGGCCATCCAGCTGTGAATCAGATTCTGGTCTACGACGAGAAGGGGAAACATGCCGGGTTCTCGGGTAAATGGGCGTTAGCCGGCCAACTACGTCGGCAGCGGTTCGACCTGGCGGTCCTCTTCCAAAACGCGTTCGAAGCGGCGCTGCTCGTGTGGCTCGCCGGAATTCCCCGTCGATACGGCTATGCGACCGACGGCAGGAGTGTCCTGCTGACTGAACCGATTGCAGCACCGGACACACGAGCGCACCTTCATCAAGTTCACTACTATTGGAATCTTTTACGACCGCTGGGGCTCCACGGTGATCCTCCTGCGCCGGAACTGTTCGTTTCGGAGACGGAACAAGATGCCATGGCCCGACGACTCGGTGAGCATGGCATTGACAAGTCCACGTTTGTGATCGGCATCAATCCCGGATCCATATATGGGGGGGCCAAACGGTGGCTGCCGGATCGTTTCGCCGATACAACGGAGCGCCTTGGTCAGACGGTTCACCAATCCCATGCGAGGGATGTGGCGGTGATGATTGTCGGGGCCAAAGGAGAGGAGGCGCTGGGCAATGAAATCGCTTCGCGCCTGACTCATCGAACGGTCGTCCTGTCCGGTGCCACGACCATCCGCGAACTGATGGCGGCCGCGAAACGCTGCAGCCTCCTGCTGACGAATGACACGGGGCCGATGCATATTGCGTCGGCCATGCAGGTACCGGTTGTGGCGATCTTTGGCTCGACGGATTGGCGAACCACGTCGCCTGACAGCATGGCTCATACGATTGTTCGCCACCCCGTCGATTGTGCTCCGTGTTTGTTGCGGGAGTGTCCGATCGATCATCGCTGCATGACCGGGGTGACGGTGGATCAAGTGTATGAGGCGGCGGTGAAACAGCTAACGCCTAGCCATCAGCTATCAGCTACCAGCCATCAGCCGTCGGAGGATACACATCCCGCGTCACGCGTCACGCATCACTCGGTCCTTCAAGGAGTGACCGTCTTTTTCGATCGTGACGGGACACTGAACTATGATCCTGGATATCTCAAATCAGCCGCGGAACTGCGGTTATTACCCGGTGTCACGGCAGCGTTGGCACGTTTGAAGGCGGCCGGCGCCCGCCTCGTCGTTGTCACAAATCAATCGGGGATCAGTCGAGGCTTCCTGACGTTGAAAGATTTGGAAGCGATTCATGCACGATTGCAAGGGATCTTGGAGCAAGAAGACGCAGCGCTCGATGCCATCTATTTTTGTCCCCATCATCCTGACGACGGATGCCGATGCCGAAAGCCCGGTACTGCGATGGTGGAGCGGGCGGTTTCGGAGCTACAGCTCGATCTCAAGCGGTCGTACGTCGTCGGCGACCATATACGGGATGTGCAGTTGGCACGGAATATCGGTGCCACGGCCGTCCTTCTTGCATCAGGGCAGGTCGATACCCAAGCATTGGAGATTCTGAAGGCAGAAGGGGCAGAGCCGGATGTCATCGTGGCCTCGATGGCCGACGCGACCGAATGGATTCTCGCTGACGCCACGGCGTCTTGATCCCGAGACACGTGCTCCATAACAACGCTTCTGAAATTTCTTCTCTGAGAACACGTTTAGCCTGCAGCTTATTCTGAAAGGGCCCGCCGATAAACCTGATCGAGGCGATCAAGCATCCGGTCGATCGAATAATGTTCCGTAATGTGGCGATGAGCGTTTGCACCGAGCGTACGGCATAAGGGACCATTGTCGAGGAGTTCTTCGATGCGCTTGGCAAGGGCATCGCTATCCCGTGGGGGAACAAGCAAACCGGTTTGTCGATCGATGACGACGTCCGGGATCGACCCTGCTGTAGTCGAAATGACGGGCAATCCCACCGCCATTGCTTCGATCAAAACCTGCGGAATGGTATCTCCCTCGACCGACGGGATGACGAAGAGATCGAGCGATCGGAGCACATTGAGCAGGTCGGGGCGAAATCCAAGCATTCTGACGTGACCCTCCACGTGCGCCTGCGCTATCTGGTTTCTCAAGGTGTCTTCTTCCGGGCCTTCGCCGACGATGAGGAATGTCACGTCCTTCACGCGTGGAATCAGCTGGGCCGCGGCTTCGATCAAATAGCGATGTCCTTTATAGGAACGAAGGTAGGAGACGATGCCGATGAGGCGGTGACTGGAGGATAACCCCAACTCGGTTCGTAAATCCCGTTCAGGGGGACCTGGTACATGGCGTGCGAGGTCGATCCCGATCGGGAACGCGTCGACTCGCTCCGGCTCCAGGCCATCCCGCTCCACGAGATCTCGATAGGTCGTTTGTCCCCCGGTTCCGATGACATGGTCAAAGAGGTGCCGATAGAGGATGCGAGTCGGAAGGTTACGGTTCAATGGTGATGATATATGCCGGCTCTTGATAACCCTGATGCGAGGGTACACCAATCGTGCTGACACGGCGCCCAGCCAACTATCCCGTGAGCTGTTCACGTGGAGGATATCCGGCCGTTCCTTTCGAAGGACCTTGCGAAAGCCGAGCAGCCCAGCAAAAGTGAGCCTCCGCATCGGCAGAGACGTCGAGCGTAAGCCCCACCGCGCTGCAAGTTGTTCGATCGAGGACCCAGGATGAACCAGCAACAGCACATCGTGCCCCCGTTTTTTCAGGCCCACTGCCTGCCTTACAATGGCAAGTTCCTGGCCGCCTTTCCCGGGTGAGGACTCCGACATCACAATCTTCATCGAGCTAGGCTTCCAATCATTCGATCAGTTAATGCATAGAACCGGGCGATGCTCATCATTACACTCCTGCCATCTCCTTCGGCTTTACCGTCGATTTCCTAGGATTGGCGTAGTCGTGCGTGTTCTGACTGGTGGAGAGTCGATGATGAAGCTGTGCACTCAACCTCGAGGTTTACGATATCGTGTTCAACTTGAATTTAGAACCGATCGATCTCACTTTATCTGTTGGGATTGAAGGGAGTCAATAAACGGAAATGACATGGGAAATTGCCGTTGACCTTCCTCCTTTAAACCAGGCCAGCGGCGGAACTAGGCTCGCTGGCCAGACAAGGGAGGAGCGATGGTACGGAAACTGTACACCGTGGAAGAGATCGTTGGGCATCTGCACACATTCAAGATTGAGATGGGCAAGGGGGTAGCGGTGCGCGATGTCTGTCGGAAACTCAGGATAACGGAACAAAGTTCCGGGACGAGTTGCTTAACGGGGAATTCTTCTATACGTTGCGGGGAGCGCAGGTTGTCATTGGCTGCTCGCGGCCGGCGTATAATCAGGTCCAGCTCCACAGTGCCTTGGGCTATCGGCCTCCGGCGCCTGACACCATCGTTCCGCAAGTGGTGTGTGCACGACTAACTGAGAGGGTGGCCTAACAACTGGAGGGAGTCAAGAGACGTATGCGTCTCGGCGTTTCAACCGACGAGAATAATAGTGGCATGTTCAAGTTGCCTGAGCTTGATACAGGAGATCAATTCTTTGATTTCAAGGGACTTAGAGCCGGTCCAAAGGGAAAGCAATTTGCTACCTACGGAGAATGTCGTGCATCTCTCTAAGAACCTGACAAACTGGCTGTGCCGCCATCCTCACTTAAGTATGCTGCTGATCAATGGCGTGCTCCTCATGTTTCTTGCCCTTGGGGTCGAGTTTAGCTTGCGAGGGCTTGCCTTTAGCTATACTAAAAAACCTGACGGTCTGGTGGTGGCAGACACCTTTCACGTAAATGAGCATGGGCTATTCGTGGCCAACCCTGCGTCTGCGGAGTTTAAGCGTTCCGGTATCGAGATCAACAAAGACGGGTTTCGTTCCCCTGAATTCGACG contains the following coding sequences:
- the waaF gene encoding lipopolysaccharide heptosyltransferase II encodes the protein MPVRHERVQRLLVRGPNWLGDAVMCEPALRGLRRMFPDADISLLVKPGVAELLIGHPAVNQILVYDEKGKHAGFSGKWALAGQLRRQRFDLAVLFQNAFEAALLVWLAGIPRRYGYATDGRSVLLTEPIAAPDTRAHLHQVHYYWNLLRPLGLHGDPPAPELFVSETEQDAMARRLGEHGIDKSTFVIGINPGSIYGGAKRWLPDRFADTTERLGQTVHQSHARDVAVMIVGAKGEEALGNEIASRLTHRTVVLSGATTIRELMAAAKRCSLLLTNDTGPMHIASAMQVPVVAIFGSTDWRTTSPDSMAHTIVRHPVDCAPCLLRECPIDHRCMTGVTVDQVYEAAVKQLTPSHQLSATSHQPSEDTHPASRVTHHSVLQGVTVFFDRDGTLNYDPGYLKSAAELRLLPGVTAALARLKAAGARLVVVTNQSGISRGFLTLKDLEAIHARLQGILEQEDAALDAIYFCPHHPDDGCRCRKPGTAMVERAVSELQLDLKRSYVVGDHIRDVQLARNIGATAVLLASGQVDTQALEILKAEGAEPDVIVASMADATEWILADATAS
- a CDS encoding glycosyltransferase family 4 protein, whose protein sequence is MKIVMSESSPGKGGQELAIVRQAVGLKKRGHDVLLLVHPGSSIEQLAARWGLRSTSLPMRRLTFAGLLGFRKVLRKERPDILHVNSSRDSWLGAVSARLVYPRIRVIKSRHISSPLNRNLPTRILYRHLFDHVIGTGGQTTYRDLVERDGLEPERVDAFPIGIDLARHVPGPPERDLRTELGLSSSHRLIGIVSYLRSYKGHRYLIEAAAQLIPRVKDVTFLIVGEGPEEDTLRNQIAQAHVEGHVRMLGFRPDLLNVLRSLDLFVIPSVEGDTIPQVLIEAMAVGLPVISTTAGSIPDVVIDRQTGLLVPPRDSDALAKRIEELLDNGPLCRTLGANAHRHITEHYSIDRMLDRLDQVYRRALSE
- a CDS encoding 3-deoxy-D-manno-octulosonic acid transferase — encoded protein: MWYFLYNLLLLVGSPIILGILLAKKRCRRGLLQRLGYENGLFGLSGLFHWLKLREPNKPNQPNKPDQSDQPLIWVHAVSLGEVVAVVPLVKELRRRHPTYRLIVSTFTETGREAVEQRLAAVAEHRYAPLDFPWIVERVIHRWQPSLYVFVETEFWPNLLRALRRRGVPTVLVNGRLSTRSYARQQWGPVRSFYRAMLRMVSLFLMQSDRDVERVISLGADSRFVRRTGNIKFDQPATEPSGSAITRSDIGVGEHEQLLVAGSTHPGEEEAIVTAYHQIVKVCPSAVLLLAPRHIERVEQVEAMLRSQGTTVQRRSAVLKGSAVASGPRAVILDTRGELASLYREAAVAFVGGTLVPIGGHNLLEPAVWAKPVLFGPYTDNCAEIADLLSRGGGGVRVIDAATLAQQVIRILNHPDDGTQMGQLAQHVIRQNQGALQRSLDAIETLLAPDQAHDGSSLERRTVPLMVGR
- the lpxK gene encoding tetraacyldisaccharide 4'-kinase, producing MFTPGTEVRWWLLWAAIPYGFVMWLRARCYEHGWFVQRKLPIPVISVGNLTLGGTGKTPVVILLTEWLLAQGRRVAILSRGYRRASRQPFLLVSDGARLLAGPLEAGDEPFLIARRCPKAIVAVGADRYALGRWVSDRLSVDCFLLDDGFQHLKLVRDENILLIDATDAQGLQAVVPAGRLREPLGAVGRAMAVLITRADHQADVDGVLAHLRKLRRPLPDVAHIVFKPEGLTSVTTQEWRDGYWCTGKTAVLCSGVGHARSFRSVAETMGLRVLEEVLFPDHHAYTAAEVQRVRITAQTAQAELIVTTEKDAGKLAALLKPGDAWWAVRLSTQVSVGEEKLRQRILNCTKPNRVNACAS